In Lacibacter sp. H375, one DNA window encodes the following:
- a CDS encoding sulfatase family protein → MIKRFLLGLLVLSVSISLHGQITKNKKPNIILIYTDDLGYGDLGCYGATAIATPNMDALAKSGARFTNAHATSATCTPSRFSLLTGKYAWRKEGTGIAPGDASLIIPVTGTTLPGMLQKAGYNTAVIGKWHLGLGDGKGIDWNDKIKPGPAEIGFNYSFLIPATGDRVPCVFVENQQVVNLDKNDPIKVSYTGPVDPNAPTGKKNPELLKMQPSHGHDMTIVNGVSRIGYMTGGTSALWKDEDFADVLVQKANAYISNQKNNPFFLYFATHDIHVPRLAHSRFAGKSGMGPRGDVLLQLDWTVGEIISILKKNNLLENTLIIFSSDNGHVVDDGYKDDAVEKLGNHKPGGIYRGGKYSAFEAGTRVPFIVSWKGKVKPGTTNNALFSQIDLYASLAKLAGAKVEAGQAPDSKNYLPVLLNQTNKPREFLVEQSINSTLSLLVGNWKYIEPSKGPKVNKDTNTELGNLPEPQLYNLANDPSETKNLAAVHPDKVKEMQALLMKIKQGSTVK, encoded by the coding sequence ATGATCAAACGATTCTTGCTTGGACTACTTGTCCTGTCAGTTAGCATTTCTTTGCATGGCCAAATAACAAAAAATAAAAAGCCAAATATCATTTTAATTTATACCGATGATCTTGGTTATGGAGATCTTGGTTGTTACGGTGCCACAGCTATTGCAACACCTAATATGGATGCACTTGCAAAAAGCGGGGCAAGATTTACCAATGCACATGCAACGTCTGCTACCTGCACACCATCACGTTTTTCATTGCTTACAGGAAAGTATGCATGGCGCAAAGAAGGTACAGGTATTGCTCCCGGTGATGCATCGTTGATCATTCCTGTTACAGGAACAACATTGCCTGGTATGTTACAAAAAGCAGGATACAATACAGCAGTGATTGGTAAGTGGCATCTTGGATTGGGTGATGGAAAAGGTATTGACTGGAACGACAAAATAAAACCCGGCCCTGCAGAGATTGGATTTAATTATTCATTCCTGATTCCTGCAACCGGCGACAGAGTTCCCTGTGTATTTGTAGAAAATCAACAGGTAGTTAATCTCGATAAAAATGATCCGATAAAAGTTAGTTACACAGGGCCAGTTGATCCAAATGCACCTACCGGCAAAAAGAACCCGGAGCTGTTGAAAATGCAACCGTCGCACGGGCATGATATGACGATTGTAAATGGTGTGAGCCGTATTGGATATATGACTGGTGGTACATCAGCTCTTTGGAAAGATGAAGATTTTGCCGATGTGCTGGTGCAAAAAGCAAATGCTTATATCAGCAATCAAAAAAACAATCCTTTCTTTTTATATTTTGCTACGCATGATATTCATGTGCCACGTCTTGCGCATTCACGGTTTGCTGGAAAGAGTGGCATGGGGCCGAGAGGCGATGTGTTACTGCAATTAGACTGGACAGTTGGTGAAATTATTTCTATTCTTAAAAAGAATAACCTCCTTGAAAATACACTCATCATTTTTTCAAGCGATAACGGGCATGTGGTTGATGATGGTTATAAAGATGACGCTGTTGAAAAATTAGGCAATCACAAACCAGGCGGAATTTATCGTGGCGGAAAGTACAGTGCGTTTGAAGCAGGTACAAGAGTGCCGTTTATTGTTAGCTGGAAAGGAAAAGTAAAACCGGGCACAACCAATAACGCATTGTTCAGCCAGATAGATCTTTATGCTTCGCTGGCAAAACTTGCAGGAGCAAAAGTTGAAGCAGGGCAGGCGCCTGATAGTAAAAACTATTTACCTGTATTGCTCAATCAAACAAATAAGCCCCGTGAGTTTTTGGTAGAGCAATCAATTAACTCAACACTATCATTGCTGGTTGGCAACTGGAAATATATTGAACCTTCAAAAGGTCCAAAGGTGAATAAGGATACCAATACCGAACTGGGCAATTTGCCTGAGCCGCAACTATACAATTTGGCTAATGACCCAAGTGAAACAAAAAATCTTGCTGCTGTTCATCCCGATAAAGTGAAAGAAATGCAGGCATTGCTGATGAAAATTAAACAAGGCAGTACTGTAAAATAA
- a CDS encoding MFS transporter, with amino-acid sequence MIRKIKGMRWWIVGLLFTAAVLNYIDRQTLSALAPTIQNDLGMTDVDYANIVNIFLIAYTIAYIISGRIVDKVGTRAGTLFFVIWWSVSNMLTAAARGITSLGVYRFMLGLGEAGIWPAASKAVSEWFPAKQRAFAIGLYTMGATIGATIAPYVVIPLATYAYADKMPSIANWLGQGTGWRLAFIITGFVGLLWIVPWLLIYRTPQKSKHITKEELDYIEQDNTSDKTEIDKPNETWSWKKVLTFRGTWLLLLARLITDPVWYFFQFWFPKYLSAERDLSQNDLKITWVIYAAAGVGSLFGGWLSGRFIKNGKQAVSSRMKVMLLCACVMPLAPLISYVTGINSSIILSAAVVLASLAWLINLSSIIVDIVPSHSLGTVFSIVAAGSTLGGIMMNMIVAAMVSGPSVKASGFLDQGLHAILSPILELVQGKGYGLWFLIIAFLHPVGWFLLKLGGIAKLQPKVKSNLAE; translated from the coding sequence ATGATTAGGAAAATAAAAGGAATGCGCTGGTGGATTGTGGGATTGCTGTTTACAGCAGCCGTACTTAATTATATCGACCGGCAAACTCTTTCTGCATTAGCACCTACTATTCAAAACGACTTAGGCATGACGGATGTTGACTATGCCAACATCGTTAATATTTTTCTTATTGCTTATACCATTGCTTATATCATATCCGGACGAATTGTAGATAAAGTTGGAACGAGGGCTGGTACATTGTTTTTTGTAATCTGGTGGTCTGTTTCAAATATGCTTACTGCAGCAGCAAGAGGAATTACCTCCTTGGGTGTGTATCGTTTTATGTTGGGCTTAGGCGAAGCCGGTATATGGCCTGCTGCATCTAAAGCAGTATCAGAATGGTTTCCTGCAAAGCAAAGAGCATTTGCCATAGGATTATATACCATGGGCGCAACCATTGGCGCAACAATAGCACCTTATGTGGTGATACCTTTAGCCACTTATGCATATGCGGATAAGATGCCTTCCATTGCAAATTGGTTGGGCCAGGGCACCGGGTGGCGATTGGCATTTATCATCACCGGTTTTGTAGGATTACTCTGGATTGTTCCGTGGCTTTTAATTTACAGAACACCACAAAAAAGTAAACACATAACCAAAGAAGAGCTGGATTATATTGAACAGGATAATACATCAGATAAAACTGAAATTGATAAACCCAATGAAACATGGTCGTGGAAAAAAGTATTAACGTTTAGGGGTACCTGGCTGTTATTGCTGGCCCGTTTAATTACTGATCCTGTTTGGTATTTCTTTCAATTCTGGTTTCCGAAATATTTATCAGCAGAACGGGATTTATCACAAAACGATTTAAAGATCACATGGGTAATTTATGCCGCAGCCGGAGTAGGTAGTTTATTCGGCGGTTGGCTTTCAGGTAGATTCATTAAAAATGGTAAACAGGCAGTTTCAAGCAGAATGAAAGTGATGCTGCTTTGTGCTTGTGTCATGCCATTAGCTCCACTCATCAGTTATGTAACAGGTATAAATAGTTCAATCATTCTTTCTGCAGCTGTTGTATTAGCTTCATTGGCATGGCTGATCAATCTCAGTTCAATTATTGTTGATATTGTTCCAAGCCATTCATTGGGAACAGTGTTTAGTATTGTAGCTGCAGGAAGCACACTCGGCGGTATTATGATGAACATGATTGTTGCGGCAATGGTATCAGGCCCATCAGTAAAAGCATCCGGTTTTTTAGACCAGGGCTTGCATGCTATATTATCACCAATATTAGAACTTGTTCAGGGTAAAGGTTATGGATTATGGTTTTTGATCATCGCTTTTTTGCACCCGGTTGGGTGGTTCTTATTAAAACTTGGCGGTATAGCAAAATTGCAACCGAAAGTAAAAAGTAATTTAGCTGAATAG
- a CDS encoding glycoside hydrolase family 2 protein, protein MKCHKLILLFIAFITTVAAKSQEISLNGQWSFALDPLARGEVMGWNQPWKINEKDSSNGYAADRFDKVIVPHCWSTDIRYNFVGKAWYRKAFKLPADAKDQLIRIRFEAVFYKCRIFINGELAAYHAGGYTPFTVNITKFIKYSELNFIAVEVDNSWTELTVPGARMGDHPSAQFFPWYEYGGITRDVSLLITDKIYIKNQKIESIPDLKTGKAQVKIITWVENRSLSDAAITIKPTISNRTSGSKIESGNALVKSINIKAFTTEKIIQQYELLSAEVLLWDFDNPNLYDVTTAIESGNKRINQYETYFGIREFKVAGTQLLLNGNPVRLAGSNRHSDHPVYGSTEPAELAKIDMELQRNGHMIFARMNHTPVSKHFYRWADEHGYLLVAETPNWQISPVLMATQNVKDDFESQLKEMVEACWNSPSVVAYSTGNEYASWTPEGDEWTREQFEQYRLLDTTRLLTFVAIGTAVNPVNLKLPHDAFRYCDFLNFNNYSAIEGLERNINYLHEKYPNKPIFISETGMRSDEVKNEQVRIDHLKGLIDVINRHPYVVGFSYWSYNDYLSRFAGTNKDGYRPWGIVDANRKPRALYKAFQKELSPVTITVQKNKILITAKAGFPSYTISNHVLKLMEGEKLNSSYTVPEIKPGSTVEIILKKAISNSRIVIENKGGIVIFDSSL, encoded by the coding sequence ATGAAATGCCATAAACTAATATTACTGTTCATAGCTTTTATAACAACTGTTGCTGCAAAGTCGCAGGAAATATCTTTGAACGGCCAGTGGAGTTTTGCATTAGATCCTTTAGCAAGAGGAGAAGTAATGGGATGGAATCAACCCTGGAAAATCAATGAAAAAGACAGCAGCAATGGTTATGCGGCAGATCGTTTTGATAAAGTAATTGTTCCGCATTGCTGGAGTACTGATATACGTTACAACTTTGTTGGCAAAGCATGGTACAGGAAAGCTTTCAAACTTCCTGCAGATGCAAAAGATCAATTGATCAGGATTCGGTTTGAAGCTGTGTTTTATAAATGCCGCATTTTTATCAATGGTGAATTGGCAGCATATCACGCAGGTGGTTACACTCCGTTTACGGTAAACATCACCAAATTTATTAAATACAGCGAATTGAATTTTATTGCTGTGGAAGTAGATAATTCATGGACGGAATTAACAGTTCCGGGTGCAAGAATGGGAGATCATCCTTCAGCACAATTTTTTCCATGGTATGAGTATGGTGGTATTACAAGAGATGTGAGCTTATTAATCACGGATAAAATTTATATAAAAAATCAAAAGATCGAATCCATTCCTGATTTGAAAACTGGAAAAGCACAGGTAAAGATCATCACATGGGTTGAAAACAGATCGTTGTCAGATGCGGCCATTACAATAAAACCAACTATCAGCAACAGAACTTCTGGATCAAAAATTGAGAGTGGAAATGCGTTGGTGAAATCCATCAACATAAAGGCCTTTACTACAGAAAAAATTATTCAGCAATATGAATTGTTATCAGCTGAAGTGCTACTGTGGGATTTTGATAATCCTAATTTGTACGATGTTACGACTGCAATTGAATCAGGTAATAAACGCATCAATCAATACGAAACTTATTTTGGTATTCGTGAATTCAAAGTGGCTGGCACTCAACTATTGCTTAATGGAAACCCTGTTCGTTTAGCAGGCAGTAACCGCCACTCAGATCATCCCGTATATGGCTCTACTGAACCTGCTGAGCTTGCAAAGATCGATATGGAATTGCAACGCAATGGTCATATGATTTTTGCAAGAATGAATCACACACCGGTAAGTAAACATTTTTATCGCTGGGCCGATGAGCATGGTTATTTATTGGTTGCTGAAACCCCCAACTGGCAAATAAGTCCTGTATTAATGGCTACCCAAAATGTGAAGGATGATTTTGAATCTCAGTTGAAGGAGATGGTGGAAGCTTGCTGGAACAGTCCTTCTGTTGTGGCATACAGTACAGGTAATGAGTATGCCAGCTGGACACCTGAAGGTGATGAATGGACAAGAGAGCAATTTGAACAATACCGCTTATTGGATACAACAAGGCTTTTAACGTTTGTTGCTATTGGTACTGCAGTGAATCCTGTCAACCTGAAATTACCGCATGATGCATTCAGGTATTGTGATTTTTTAAATTTTAATAATTACTCAGCTATTGAAGGGTTGGAAAGAAACATCAACTACCTGCATGAGAAATATCCCAACAAACCCATTTTCATCAGTGAAACGGGAATGCGTTCAGATGAAGTAAAGAATGAGCAGGTACGGATCGATCATTTAAAAGGATTGATTGATGTGATCAACAGGCATCCCTATGTCGTTGGTTTTTCTTATTGGAGTTATAATGATTATCTCAGTCGCTTTGCGGGTACCAATAAAGATGGGTACAGACCTTGGGGAATTGTAGATGCCAATAGAAAGCCAAGAGCATTGTATAAAGCGTTTCAAAAAGAATTATCGCCGGTAACAATAACTGTTCAAAAAAATAAAATTTTAATTACAGCAAAAGCAGGATTCCCTTCTTATACCATCAGCAATCATGTTTTAAAATTGATGGAAGGTGAAAAGTTGAACAGCAGTTACACTGTACCCGAAATAAAACCAGGAAGCACAGTTGAAATAATTCTAAAGAAAGCAATTTCTAATAGCCGCATTGTGATCGAAAACAAAGGTGGCATTGTCATATTCGACAGTTCGCTATAA
- a CDS encoding FAD-dependent oxidoreductase — MLIESPSVKRELKSEEIEADMIIIGGGLAGTCCAITAARANIKVVLVQDRPVLGGNSSSEVRLWVLGATSHMGNNNRWAREGGVINEILLENGYRNPDGNALMFDIILLEKVVMEKNITLLLNTAVYDIEKKDADTIQSVKAFCPQNSVSYILKAPLFCDASGDGIVGFLAGAAFRMGAESKDEFGEKFAPSEEYGELLGHSIYFYSKDTGRKVKYVPPSFAIDVTKEIPRYKSFNTKDIGCRLWWIEYGGRLDTVHETETIKWQLWKVVYGVWDYIKNSGKFPEAENLTLEWVGHVPGKRESRRFEGDYILKQQDVIEQTEFEDAVAFGGWSVDLHPADGVFSELKGCNQWHSKGVYGIPYRCYYSRNISNLFLAGRIISASHVAFGSTRVMATCAHGGQAIALAAALCKKYNALPKTIGKNRIKELQTELMKTGQHIPGFQLHDDNDLVQKASSIEASSTLSLSEIPQSGDWQQLQYSTAQMLPVGKQKMPAITFWARAKQPTLLKVQLRVSSKSFNHTPDVIVAIKELQIQQGENEYQIEFDHAFEENQYAFVCFMSNSEVELASSDKRITGLLSVYNAVNPAVSNYGKQEPTGDIGVEGFEFWCPQRRPAGKNIAMKITPALQAFSPEHLRNGLQRPVNSTNAWVADYGTNEAEIKIVWDESQTINKVELFFDADYDHPLESVLLLNPEDKMPFCADEVKVFNCNNELVGEISGNYLAHRTIQFDEPVTATELKIKIANSDSTAPVSLFEVRCY, encoded by the coding sequence ATGCTTATCGAATCTCCATCTGTAAAACGGGAATTGAAGTCTGAAGAAATTGAGGCCGATATGATCATTATTGGCGGTGGCCTTGCAGGAACTTGTTGTGCTATTACTGCTGCAAGAGCAAATATAAAAGTAGTGTTGGTTCAGGACAGACCGGTGCTGGGTGGTAATTCATCAAGCGAAGTTCGTTTGTGGGTATTGGGTGCTACTTCGCACATGGGAAATAACAACCGCTGGGCAAGAGAAGGAGGCGTCATCAACGAAATTTTATTGGAAAACGGATACAGAAATCCTGATGGCAATGCATTGATGTTTGATATCATACTGCTTGAAAAAGTTGTAATGGAAAAAAATATCACCTTGTTGTTGAATACTGCTGTATATGATATTGAAAAGAAAGATGCTGATACAATTCAATCAGTAAAAGCATTTTGTCCGCAAAACTCTGTTTCCTATATTTTAAAAGCTCCGTTGTTTTGTGATGCGTCGGGTGATGGTATTGTTGGCTTTCTTGCAGGTGCTGCTTTCAGAATGGGTGCAGAATCAAAAGATGAATTCGGAGAAAAGTTTGCACCATCGGAAGAGTATGGTGAGTTGCTGGGTCATTCCATTTATTTCTATTCAAAAGATACGGGCAGAAAAGTAAAATATGTTCCCCCATCTTTTGCAATTGATGTTACAAAAGAAATTCCCCGTTATAAAAGTTTTAATACAAAAGATATTGGTTGCCGTTTGTGGTGGATTGAATATGGTGGCAGACTGGACACTGTACACGAAACAGAAACAATCAAATGGCAATTATGGAAAGTAGTATATGGTGTTTGGGATTATATCAAAAATTCAGGCAAATTTCCTGAAGCAGAAAATCTCACTCTTGAATGGGTGGGTCATGTGCCGGGCAAACGGGAGAGCAGAAGATTTGAAGGCGATTACATATTAAAACAACAGGACGTTATAGAGCAAACTGAATTTGAAGATGCAGTAGCCTTCGGCGGATGGAGTGTTGATCTTCACCCGGCAGATGGTGTTTTTAGTGAATTGAAAGGATGTAATCAATGGCATTCAAAAGGTGTTTACGGAATTCCTTATCGTTGTTACTACAGCCGCAATATCAGCAACCTGTTTTTAGCCGGCCGTATCATCAGTGCATCGCATGTGGCGTTTGGTTCTACAAGAGTTATGGCAACCTGTGCACACGGCGGTCAGGCCATTGCATTAGCAGCGGCTTTATGTAAAAAATACAATGCATTACCAAAAACGATTGGAAAGAACAGAATAAAAGAATTGCAGACAGAGCTGATGAAAACAGGTCAGCATATTCCGGGTTTTCAATTGCATGATGACAATGATCTTGTACAAAAAGCAAGTAGTATAGAAGCAAGTTCTACATTATCGCTGTCTGAAATTCCTCAATCGGGAGATTGGCAGCAACTCCAATATTCAACAGCACAAATGCTGCCTGTTGGTAAACAGAAGATGCCGGCTATTACATTTTGGGCAAGAGCAAAACAACCAACTTTACTTAAAGTACAACTTCGTGTAAGTAGCAAATCTTTCAACCACACACCCGATGTTATTGTTGCAATAAAAGAATTACAAATACAGCAAGGTGAAAATGAATATCAAATTGAATTTGATCATGCATTTGAAGAAAATCAATATGCTTTTGTTTGTTTTATGAGTAACAGCGAAGTAGAGTTGGCATCAAGTGATAAAAGAATTACCGGCTTGTTATCTGTTTACAATGCTGTTAATCCTGCAGTGTCGAACTATGGAAAACAGGAACCAACTGGCGATATTGGTGTGGAAGGATTTGAATTCTGGTGTCCGCAGCGAAGACCCGCCGGTAAAAACATTGCGATGAAAATAACACCTGCGTTGCAAGCTTTTTCTCCTGAACACTTAAGAAACGGATTGCAGCGGCCTGTTAACAGCACGAATGCATGGGTTGCTGATTACGGTACAAATGAAGCGGAAATAAAAATTGTTTGGGATGAATCGCAAACCATTAATAAGGTGGAATTATTTTTTGATGCAGATTATGATCATCCGCTTGAATCGGTATTGCTGCTGAATCCTGAAGACAAGATGCCTTTCTGTGCTGATGAAGTAAAAGTGTTCAATTGCAATAATGAGTTAGTTGGTGAAATTTCAGGAAACTATTTAGCACACCGCACCATCCAATTTGATGAACCGGTAACAGCAACGGAATTAAAAATAAAAATTGCTAACTCAGATAGTACAGCACCTGTATCTCTGTTCGAGGTAAGGTGTTATTAA
- a CDS encoding sulfatase, with amino-acid sequence MIIHTSLKYLFVTVWSMAIIVTAEAQQNKSKPNIIVILADDLGWKDLSCYGSTFYETPNLDALAAKGAKFTNNYTTSPVCSPTRSSIMTGKNPINTKVTDWIKGRQENGNAKPFEKLITPATAFELSLNENTIAEHALKNGYQTFFAGKWHLGEEEKHWPLNHGFQTNKGGWSKGGPTGKINDSTGGYFTPYGNPTLTDGPAGEYITDRLANECISFIQKEKQSPFFLMYSLYAVHNPLQAPAALIKKYKEKQQRLGYTDKDRFIKNEEWMKNQTDWKQRLVQDHAVYAAMIENMDWNIGRIIQSLKEKGLLENTLIIFTSDNGGLSTAEGSPTTNIPLRAGKGWLYEGGIRVPMVMYWKNKLQQGIVSDLPVNTSDIFSTVVTAINKTYKKETAVEGEDILKLLSNQKKTADRALYWYYPHYSNQGGKPGAAIRKGKYKLIYNYEDDSIELYDLSVDVSEKKNLATQNVQVAKQLKKQLDLWLANNKAGGFKPNPGYKQ; translated from the coding sequence ATGATAATACATACTTCACTAAAATATTTGTTTGTTACTGTTTGGAGTATGGCTATAATAGTGACTGCAGAAGCGCAACAGAATAAGAGCAAACCCAACATCATTGTTATACTTGCTGATGATCTGGGCTGGAAAGATCTTTCATGTTATGGAAGTACGTTTTATGAAACGCCGAATCTTGATGCGTTGGCAGCAAAAGGTGCAAAGTTTACCAACAATTACACCACAAGTCCTGTTTGCAGTCCCACCCGTTCAAGCATCATGACAGGGAAAAATCCAATCAATACAAAAGTTACTGACTGGATCAAAGGAAGGCAGGAAAACGGAAATGCAAAACCATTTGAAAAATTAATTACACCGGCTACGGCATTTGAATTATCCCTCAATGAAAATACAATTGCAGAACATGCATTAAAAAACGGCTATCAAACATTCTTTGCCGGTAAATGGCATTTAGGTGAAGAAGAGAAACACTGGCCATTGAATCACGGTTTTCAAACGAATAAGGGCGGATGGAGTAAAGGTGGCCCAACAGGAAAAATAAATGACAGCACCGGTGGTTATTTCACTCCTTACGGCAATCCAACATTAACTGATGGCCCGGCAGGAGAATATATTACTGACCGGCTTGCAAACGAGTGCATCAGTTTTATTCAAAAAGAAAAGCAATCGCCTTTTTTCCTGATGTATTCTTTATACGCCGTGCACAATCCTTTGCAGGCGCCTGCAGCATTGATTAAAAAGTATAAAGAAAAACAGCAACGGCTTGGTTATACTGACAAAGACCGATTCATTAAAAATGAAGAATGGATGAAGAATCAAACTGATTGGAAACAGCGTTTGGTTCAGGACCATGCCGTTTATGCTGCAATGATTGAAAACATGGATTGGAACATTGGTCGCATTATTCAATCGTTGAAAGAAAAAGGATTGCTTGAAAATACATTGATCATTTTTACATCAGACAATGGTGGATTGAGTACGGCAGAAGGAAGTCCCACCACCAATATTCCGTTGAGAGCAGGTAAAGGCTGGTTGTATGAAGGCGGAATAAGAGTGCCGATGGTTATGTATTGGAAAAATAAACTGCAGCAAGGCATTGTTTCAGATTTACCCGTTAACACATCTGATATTTTTTCTACTGTTGTAACAGCCATCAACAAAACCTACAAGAAAGAAACTGCTGTTGAAGGAGAAGATATTTTAAAGCTCTTATCAAATCAAAAGAAAACAGCAGACAGAGCATTGTACTGGTATTATCCGCATTACAGTAACCAGGGCGGTAAACCAGGTGCGGCTATCAGAAAAGGAAAATATAAACTCATCTATAATTACGAAGATGACAGTATTGAATTGTACGATCTTTCAGTTGATGTGAGTGAAAAGAAAAACCTGGCTACTCAAAATGTTCAGGTAGCAAAGCAATTGAAGAAACAACTCGATTTATGGCTTGCAAACAATAAGGCCGGTGGCTTTAAGCCCAATCCGGGATATAAGCAATAA